GGAGCTCGGCAGGCGTGGGCGCGGCGAGCGGGTCCACGCCTTCGTGGGCCGGGTGCGGCTGACGGCCGAGCTGACCGATTTCACGGCCCTCGGGGAGCTGGTGACCCGGCTCGCCGATCTGGAGATGACGGCTGTCGACGGGCCGTGGTGGGAGCTGCGGCCGGACTCCCCGGCGTACGCGGAGGCGCGGCGTCTCGCGGTGACGGAGGCCGTGCAGCGGGCGCGGGCGTACGCGTCGGCCCTCGGCACCTCGCTCGCCTCACTCCTCGAACTCGCGGACGCCGGTCTCGCGGGGCCCGGCATGCCGGGGCTGCCTCCGGTCTTCGCGGCGGCGCCGGCGGGCTTCGCGGCGGAGCGGGCCGGCGAGGCGCCTCCGCTGGACCTCGAACCGCAGCGGCAGACGGTCACGGCCGAGGTCGTCGCGCGCTTCACGATGATGCCGCCCGCACTCTGAGACAAGGGGCGCGAGGGCGCGAAAATCGCTCATCGGAGCACCCCGGTGCACAGATTCAAGACTTGTCAACAGCCTTTCATGGAAAGGTTGTTGAGTAGTCATGTCCCGCCGATTTCCTACTGATGGGTAAGGCCTAGGCTCGACTTATGCGCCGAGCGAAAATCGTTTGTACCCTTGGGCCCGCCACCGAAACATACGACCAGATCAAGGCGTTGATCGAGGCCGGAATGGACGTGGCCCGCTTCAACCTCAGTCACGGCTCGTACGTCGAGCACGAGGAGCGCTACCAGCGCGTACGCAAAGCCTCCGACGAGACGGGCCGCAGCGTCGGTGTCCTCGCCGACCTTCAAGGCCCGAAGATTCGTCTCGGCCGCTTCCGTGACGGCCCCGTACTCCTTGAACGCGGCGACGACTTCACCATCACCGTCGAGCCGATGGAAGGCGACCGCCACTGCTGCGGGACGACCTACTCCGGCCTCGCCGCGGACGTGACCGCCGGTGAGCGCATCCTCGTCGACGACGGCCGCGTCACCCTGGAGGTCACCTCCGTCGAAGGGCCGCGGGTGAACACCCTGGTCATCGAGGGCGGCATGGTCTCCGACCACAAGGGCCTCAACCTGCCCGGCGTCGCCGTCTCCGTACCCGCCCTGTCCGAGAAGGACATCGAGGACCTCCGCTGGGCCCTGCGCATCGGCGCCGACGTCATCGCCCTCTCCTTCGTCCGCAGCGCCCAGGACATCGTGGACGTCCACCGGATCATGGACGAGGAGGGCCGCCGGCTGCCCGTCATCGCCAAGATCGAGAAGCCGCAGGCCGTGGAGAACATCGAGGAGATCGTCGCCGCCTTCGACGGCATCATGGTCGCCCGCGGCGACCTGGGCGTCGAAATGCCCCTGGAGCAGGTGCCGATCGTCCAGAAGCGGGCGGTCAAGCTGGCCAAGCGCAACGCCAAGCCGGTCATCGTCGCCACCCAGATGCTTGACTCGATGATCGAGAACTCCCGCCCCACGCGCGCCGAGGCGAGCGACGTGGCGAACGCGGTCATCGACGGCACCGACGCCGTCATGCTCTCCGGCGAGACGAGCGTCGGCCGCTATCCGATCGAGACGGTCCGCACCATGGGCCGGATCGTCGAGGCCGCGGAGGAGGACGTCCTCGCCAAGGGCCTGCCGCCGCTGACCGAGCGCAACAAGCCCCGCACCCAGGGCGGCGCCGTCGCCCGGGCCGCCGCCGAGATGGGCGACTTCCTCGGGGCCAAGTTCCTCGTGGCCTTCACCCAGTCCGGCGACACGGTCAAGCGGCTCTCCCGCTACCGCTCGCCGATCCCGCTGCTCGCCTTCACGCCGGACCCGGCGACGCGCTCGCAGCTCAACCTCACCTGGGGTGTGGAGACCTTCCTCGGTCCGCACGTCGACTCCACGGACGCGATGGTGGCGCAGGTGGACGAGGAGCTGCTGCGGATCGGGCGCTGCAAGAAGGGCGACATCGTGGTCATCACGGCGGGGTCCCCGCCGGGTGTCGCCGGCTCGACGAACCTGGTCCGGGTCCATCACATCGGCGAGCCCTTGACCTAGGCCGTTCGGCGGAGCGCAGGACGCTCGACTCGCACCTTGGAATCAAAGGTAAAGTGCCCCGGGTGGGATTCGAACCCACGCTGTATGGTGTTTGAGACCACTGCCTCTTCCGCTGGGCTACCGGGGCATCCTTCAAAACGAAGGTCGGTGATCACCCGCCGTGTCCCTACCTTACAGGAGGTGGGTAGGCTCATGGTGAGCTGTATCCGCCTCCGAAACGAGGCCATCGAACGAGGAGCCCGCGTGACCGCCCCCGAGTCGCCCCAGCCCGCCGACGACGCCGAGCCGTCGCACGTCCCGCCGCTGACGACCCGCGTCGTCATCGCCGAGGACGAGGCGCTCATCCGCCTCGACCTCAAGGAAATGCTCGAGGAAGAGGGCTACGAGGTCGTCGGTGAGGCCGGCGACGGCGCCACCGCCGTCGAGCTCGCCCGCGAGCACCGCCCCGACCTCGTCATCCTCGACGTCAAGATGCCCGTCCTCGACGGCATCTCGGCCGCCGAGAAGATCGCGGGCGAGTCCATCGCCCCGGTCCTCATGCTGACCGCCTTCTCGCAGCGCGAGCTCGTCGAGCGGGCGCGGGACGCCGGCGCCATGGCGTACCTGGTGAAGCCGTTCAGCAAGAGCGACGTGGTGCCCGCCATCGAGATGGCCGTCTCCCGCTTCGCCGAGCTGCGCGCGCTGGAGAAGGAGGTCGCCGACCTCTCCCTCCGCCTGGAGACCCGCAAGCTGGTGGACCGCGCCAAGTCGATCCTGCAGACCCAGTACGGGCTTACGGAACCGGCCGCGTTCCGCTGGATCCAGAAGACCTCCATGGACCGGCGCATGTCGATGCAGCAGGTCGCCGAGG
The sequence above is a segment of the Streptomyces sp. NBC_01255 genome. Coding sequences within it:
- a CDS encoding SIMPL domain-containing protein, producing MTQEHATPGAPQVTVRGEGRLEVDPEFARIWVSVSARGTDRSATLTELTRRNARVLDLVKAQGEAVQKLETGRFSISPELGRRGRGERVHAFVGRVRLTAELTDFTALGELVTRLADLEMTAVDGPWWELRPDSPAYAEARRLAVTEAVQRARAYASALGTSLASLLELADAGLAGPGMPGLPPVFAAAPAGFAAERAGEAPPLDLEPQRQTVTAEVVARFTMMPPAL
- the pyk gene encoding pyruvate kinase, whose translation is MRRAKIVCTLGPATETYDQIKALIEAGMDVARFNLSHGSYVEHEERYQRVRKASDETGRSVGVLADLQGPKIRLGRFRDGPVLLERGDDFTITVEPMEGDRHCCGTTYSGLAADVTAGERILVDDGRVTLEVTSVEGPRVNTLVIEGGMVSDHKGLNLPGVAVSVPALSEKDIEDLRWALRIGADVIALSFVRSAQDIVDVHRIMDEEGRRLPVIAKIEKPQAVENIEEIVAAFDGIMVARGDLGVEMPLEQVPIVQKRAVKLAKRNAKPVIVATQMLDSMIENSRPTRAEASDVANAVIDGTDAVMLSGETSVGRYPIETVRTMGRIVEAAEEDVLAKGLPPLTERNKPRTQGGAVARAAAEMGDFLGAKFLVAFTQSGDTVKRLSRYRSPIPLLAFTPDPATRSQLNLTWGVETFLGPHVDSTDAMVAQVDEELLRIGRCKKGDIVVITAGSPPGVAGSTNLVRVHHIGEPLT
- a CDS encoding ANTAR domain-containing response regulator codes for the protein MTAPESPQPADDAEPSHVPPLTTRVVIAEDEALIRLDLKEMLEEEGYEVVGEAGDGATAVELAREHRPDLVILDVKMPVLDGISAAEKIAGESIAPVLMLTAFSQRELVERARDAGAMAYLVKPFSKSDVVPAIEMAVSRFAELRALEKEVADLSLRLETRKLVDRAKSILQTQYGLTEPAAFRWIQKTSMDRRMSMQQVAEAVIEDAEEKKAAKGQ